TGCCAATTCTTTTGTACAAGAACTATCACACTTAGGAAAATAACCTTCAATGAATTACACCAGTAACCCCACTGTCAGTGTAGTCATGGCTACTTACAATCGAGGAGTCATGGTCTGCCAAACAATCAAAAATATTTTGGAGCAGGATTACCGTCCACTCGAACTTATAGTGGTCAATGATGGCTCAAAAGATGATACTCAACACCTTTTGGAAGAACTGCAAAAGGCATATTCTTTTGTATTGGTTCAGAATCATCAAAACTTGGGGCTACAAAAATCACTGAACAAAGGGCTGCAACAAGCAACAGGAAAATACATCGCCCGAATAGACGACCACGATACATGGCTCACCAAAGACAAACTCACCAAACAAGTAGCATTCTTGGAAATCCATCCCGAAGTCGGTATAGTTGGAACGGGCTATCAAATAGGCGAAAAAACCATGCTGAACCCACTCACCGACACGGCTATTCGACAGCAAATGTTGTTTCGTTGTCCATTTTGTCATGTTACGATGGTGATGCGATCAGACATTGTGAAGAAACTTGGAGGATATAATGAGAATTTGCCCTACTCCGAAGATTGGGAATTGTGGCTGAGGATTGGTCAGCAGACTCAATTGGCAAATCTTTCGGACATCACCGTAGCTGTCACTGAAGAAGAAGCCTCGTTGTCCAGCGATTTTTTCTTGAAACAACTTCCACTCAATAGCCGCATCGTCCAAAAGCATCTGAAAAACTATCCCAATGGCTTCAAAGCCCGTATTTACCATTCTTTCCTTCAATCCTTTTTTACCTTGTTTCCTCTCAATGGCAGGGTTCACCGAGGGATGCAGAGAGTTTTTAGCCTGTTGTTTTTAAGAGGATA
This window of the Chitinophagales bacterium genome carries:
- a CDS encoding glycosyltransferase family 2 protein, whose product is MNYTSNPTVSVVMATYNRGVMVCQTIKNILEQDYRPLELIVVNDGSKDDTQHLLEELQKAYSFVLVQNHQNLGLQKSLNKGLQQATGKYIARIDDHDTWLTKDKLTKQVAFLEIHPEVGIVGTGYQIGEKTMLNPLTDTAIRQQMLFRCPFCHVTMVMRSDIVKKLGGYNENLPYSEDWELWLRIGQQTQLANLSDITVAVTEEEASLSSDFFLKQLPLNSRIVQKHLKNYPNGFKARIYHSFLQSFFTLFPLNGRVHRGMQRVFSLLFLRG